Below is a genomic region from Salvelinus fontinalis isolate EN_2023a chromosome 2, ASM2944872v1, whole genome shotgun sequence.
atacactgccgattttgcaggttttcctacttacaaagcatgtagaggtctgtaatttttatcataggtacacttcaactgtgagagacggaatctaaaacaaaaatccagaaaatcacattgtatgatttttaagtaaataattagcattttattgcatgacataagtatttgatcacctaccaaccagtaagaattccagctctcacagacctgttcgttttttttaagaagccctcctgttctccactcattacctgtattaaatgcacctgtttgaactcgttacctgtataaaagacacctgtccacacactcaatcaaacagaccaacctctccacaatggccaagaccagagagctgtgtaaggacatcagggatacaattgtagacctgcacaaggctgggatgggctacaggacaataggcaagcagcttggtgagaaggcaacaactgttggcgcaattattagaaaatggaagaagttcaagatgactgtcaatcaccctcggtctggggctccatgcaagtgctcacctcgtggggcatcaatgatcatgaggaaggtgatcccagaactacatggcagaacctggtcaatgacctgaagagagctgggaccacagtctcaaagaaaaccattagtaacacactacgccgtcaaggattaaaatcctgcagcgcatgcaaggtccccctgctcaagccagcgcatgtccaggcccgtctgaagtttgatGACCATCTGGATGACCCAGAGAAAGAATgtgagaaggtcatgtggtctgatgagacaaaaatagagctttttggtctaaactccactcgccgtgtttggaggaagaagaaggatgagtacaaccccaagaacaccatcccaactgtgaagcatggaggtggaaacatcattctttggggatgcttttctgcaaaggggacaggacgactgcaccgtattgaggggaggatggatggggccatgtatcgcgagatcttggccaacaacctccttccctcagtaagagcattgaagatgggtcgtggctgggtcttccagcatgacaacgacccgaaacacacagccggggcaactaaggagtggcttcgtaagaagcatctcaaggtcctggagtggcctagccagtctccagacctgaacccaatagaaaatctttggagggagctgaaagtccgtattgcccagcgacagccccgaaacctgaaggatctggagaaggtctgtatggagtagtgggccaaaatccctgctgcagtgtgtgcaaacctggtcaagaactacaggaaactagatccaagatggcgtagcagtcggacgtgtgtttgtcttgtcttgtcccgtgtaaatagtcctcgtatttttcgtatacatttcgtatatattttaatttcactttccatctaggaactgaatatacattcctacattccgcctcacccaatgtggtacggacctgctattttttatactttagaaccgtaaccccaatcagaagctagccagataactagctactagctagtagtcagttagccactgctgcggtcttcacccttaactcggacacagccagcttcagctcgggccaatacctgccagtctgcaagcgcgatatcaacccagagcatataggactgctttttctctaccacatcaccggattcctgacgcaagctctggacaattacaccgtatcatcacagctagctagctgcaaccgagtggctactactggctaacacctctgtcccgaagcaagcaccagttagccttgagctagcctcgagctaggcccatctgccggctagccgaagaggtctaccagcgaattcttgggctacaatacctcttttgccaattggactggaccttTTTTGCCGACACAGAGCCCTGCCAATCCATCACAACTGGTCtaaatcagctacaagctaatttAGCCGTTTATTTGCCGCTGCTAgtagcttttaccttctgcacagacaccagccctgttattagcctggatattactcaccaatttaccagcatcggactgtctctcgacaacaacgccggattcctgccgtaatccctgagccactacttctgatcctcacagctagctcgcagctagcgcagctagcgccactgccacgaagctagcaccagttagcaaacacaattctacaattcacaacctatctttcgccatccggcttggattctctgtcgacacgaccacgtctgagcagaccccctccgtctgagcagaccaccccccgggctactaactttaaacgccgcgtgctagcttagtggaggcctccctgctccatctacggctgccccctggacactatgatcacttggctacatagctgatgcatgcttgactgtccattaattcacggtactccattctgtttatttgtgttttatctgtcggctctgtgctttaactcaggatctgtgtgtagttaatacgaccctctctgcctagtcgtcgccatttttacctgttgttgctgtgttagactagcaccctgttattgctgctgttatcttacctgttgttttagctagctctcccaatcaagacctgcaatcactttatgccttattgtatgtctctctcaaatatcaatatgccttgcatactgttgttcaggctagttatcattatcattgttttggtttgcaatggaccctgtagttccactctccgtacctctgacacctcctttgtcccaccccccacacatgcggtgacctcacccattgagaccagcatgtccagagatacaatctctcttatcatcacccagtgcctgggcttgcctccactgtacccgcgccccaccatacccctgtctgcacattatgcccagaatctattctaccacgcccataaatctgctccttttattctttgtccccaacgctctaggcgaccagttttgatagcctttagccgcaccctcatcctactactcctctgttcctcgggtgatgtggaggtaaacccaggccctgcatgtccccagtcaccctcatttgttgacttctgtgatcgaaaaagccttggcctcatgcatgtcaacatcagaagcctcctccctaagtttgccttactcaccgctttagcacactctgccaaccctgatgtccttgccgtgtccgaatcctggcttaggaaggccaccaaaaattctgggatttccatacccaaccatacccaacactttccgtcaagatagaactgccaaagggggaggagttgcaatctactgcagagatagcctgcaaagttctgtcatactttccaggtctatgcccaaacagttcgaacttctaattttaaaaattaatctctccagaaataagtctctcactgttgccgcctgctaccgacccccctcagctcccagctgtgccctggacaccatctgtgaattgatcgctccccatctagcttcagagtttgttctgttaggtgacctaaactgggatatgcttaacaccccggcagtcctacaatccaagcttgatgccctcaatctcacacaaatcatcaaggaacccaccaggtacaaccctaaatccgtaaacatgggcaccctaatagacattatcctgaccaacctgccctccaaatacacctctgctgtcttcaatcaagatctcagcgatcactgcctcattgcctgtatccgccacgggtccgcggtcaaacgaccacccctcatcactgtcaaacgctccctaaaacacttctgcgagcaggcctttctaatcgacctggcccgggtaccctggaaggatattgacctcatcccgtcagttgaggatgcctggtcattctttaaaagttacttcctcaccatattagacaagcatgctccgttcaaaaaatgcagaaccaagaacagatatagcccttggttcactccagacctgactgccctcgaccagcacaaaaacatcctgtggcgaactgcaatagcatcgaagctGTCCTCATACTGTCCTCATCCATAAAGgtattatatatatactgtactcatCCATACAGGTACTAGTACATGTTCAATTCCTTCCAACACAAACCCATTCACAGGGAATTCTAAAAAATGACTGAGCGAAAAACTGAACAATCGTGTTGACCTGACGTTACTTCTTTACAGTGTCAGGTGTTATCAAATATCAGGCTCTCCTTCTTTACAGTGTCAGGTGTTATCAGATATCAGACTCTCCTTCTTTACAGTGTCAGGTGTTATCAAATATCAGGCTCTCCTTCTTTACAGTGTCAGGTGTTATCAGATATCAGACTCTCCTTCTTTACAGTGGCAGGTGTTATCAAATATCAGGCTCTCCTTCTTTACAGTGTCAGGTGTTATCAAATATCAGGCTCTCCTTCTTTACAGTGTCAGGTGTTATCAGATATCAGACTCTCCTTCTTTACAGTAGCAGGTGTTATTAAATATCAGACTCTCCTTCTTTACAGTGGCAGGTGTTATCAAATATCAGGCTCTCCTTCTTTACAGTGTCAGGTGTTATCAGATATCAGGCTCTTCTTCTTTACAGTGTTAGGTGTTATTAAATATCAGACTCTCCTTCTTTACAGTGTCAGGTGTTATCAAATATCAGGCTCTTCTTCTTTACAGTGTCAGGTGTTATCAAATATCAGGCTCTCGGAGGAATGGCAGTGTTTTGAtcatctgtctcttctcctgcttAGAGAGGGACCTGACAAATGGTGCTGTGACCATGGCGACAAGCATGGTAGTGTTCCATTGAGTCGCTAACGCTAACACTAATGCTAACTGCGctcattaacctgtctggctAATGAGGTTCAGGAAGCGTCAGACAACACCTCTGGTGCCACTGTGCTCAGTGCTAGGCCTCCAATGACATGGTCACTGAAGACAATGAGGAGAAATGACAGGGGCTTTATAAGCTGGTCATAAGCTGGTTATAAGACTGCATAGTGTGTTTATAATGTAGTTATAACACATGGCAAAGGTGAAGTGTAGTTTTATGACAATGTGACAATCAGAAGATCATTTGGTTTTGGTAAAATAGATATATTCCTTACTTCAAagaaataacaacaataacactaTTTTACTCACAATGGCCTCATTTACGTCTTTGTAACATGGAAACTATACAGCAAAAATAGTTGGATTTGTTCATGTATGTACACAGAGTTTAATCAATACATTATCATCATATTTGATGGGTAGAAACATTGTCATTGGGTAGAAACATTGTCATTGGGTAGAAACATTGTCATTGGGTAGAAACATTGTCATTGGGTAGAAACATTGTCATTGGGTAGAAACATTGTCATTGGGTAGAAACATTGTCATTGGGTAGAAACATTGTCATTGGGTAGAAACATTGTCATTGGGGTATCTCTCTGTACAGGGATGAATAAGAGTCACCCATACACAGACTTAGGAGAAAGGAATTGTGAGCCCTGAATAGCAAGACGTTGGTCACGATTCAATTCAAGACTCGTTACAGCGCTGCACACTATCACAGAGGTAATGTGCCCGCTTTCGCAGAGGTGACACTCAAGGTAAACACTGCACATGTCGGCTCAGctggaaattacttttaaatgtCAAGAGCACTGCAACGTGCGATCGGATTGAATCGCAGCCTTTTGAATTTCCATTTCAACAACAATAACACAACAATGCACCGTTCCCAATAAATGCTGTCCGATCCAACAGCAGTCCTGTTAACTTTACCTAACAGGACTacagagggctgtgatgataaCATCTGATCCAACAGCAGTCCTGTTAACTTTACCTAACAGGACTacagagggctgtgatgataaCATCTGATCCAACAGCAGTCCTGTTAACTTTACCTAACAGGACTacagagggctgtgatgataaCATCTGATATCTAACAGCAGTCCTGTTAACTTTACCTAACAGGACTacagagggctgtgatgataaCATCTGATCCAACAGCAGTCCTGTTACCTTTACCTAACAGGACTACAGAGGGCTGTGATGATTACATTATACTGTATCATGGTCAGCTCATCATCCCTGAATAGAGTCATCATATCATTACACAAGCAAACCTCACTGCTCGCAAATAATGGATTACAAACATGAAAAGGTGATGGCATCTCATCAAAAAGACTGCACATTTAAAGATTGGAGTTTAGGTCGGTCAACTGGCTTCAACAAGCAGAGGAACTAGGAGGGGTGCTAACGACTATGACAGTAACGTAAAGATTGGAGTTTAGCTCGGCCAACTGGCTTCAACAAGCAGAGGAACTAGGAGGGGTGCTAACGACTATGACAGTAACGTAAAGATTGGAGTTTAGGTCGGCCAACTGGCTTCAACAAGCAGAGGAACTAGGAGGGGTGCTAACGACTATGACAGTAACGTAAAGATTGGAGTTTAGGTCGGCCAACTGGCTTCAACAAGCAGAGGAACTAGGAGGGGTGCTAACGACTATGACAGTAACGTAAAGATTGGAGTTTAGGTCGGCCAACTGGCTTCAACAAGCAGAGGAACTAGGAGGGGTGCTAACGACTATGACAGTAACGTAAAGATTGGAGTTTAGGTCGGTCAACTGGTTTCAACAAGCAGAGGAACTAGGAGGGGTGCTAACGACTATGACAGTAACGTAAAGATTGGAGTTTAGCTCGGTCAACTGGCTTCAACAAGCAGAGGAACTAGGAGGAGTGCTAACGACTATGACAGTAACGTAAAGATTGGAGTTTAGGTCGGCCAACTGGCTTCAACAAGCAGAGGAACTAGGAGGGGTGCTAACGACTATGACAGTAACGTAAAGATTGGAGTTTAGGTCGGTCAACTGGCTTCAACAAGCAGAGGAACTAGGAGGGGTGCTAACGACTATGACAGTAACGTAAAGATTGGAGTTTAGCTCGGTCAACTGGCTTCAACAAGCAGAGGAACTAGGAGGAGTGCTAACGACTATGACAGTAACGTAAAGATTGGAGTTTAGCTCGGTCAACTGGCTTCAACAAGCAGAGGAACTAGGAGGGGTGCTAACGACTATGACAGTAACGTAAAGATTGGAGTTTAGCTCGGTCAACTGGCTTCAACAAGCAGAGGAACTAGGAGGGGTGCTAACGACTATGACAGTAACGTAAAGATTGGAGTTTAGGTCGGCCAACTGGCTTCAACAAGCAGAGGAACTAGGAGGGGTGCTAACGACCATCACAGTAATGTAAAGCTTCCTAAATAACTTGTCCCTTTCAGAAGAGCCTTGAATCTGCAACATAAACTCCAGATCAGTACGTTAATGTGTAGTGGTCACAAGATCCCAACATTCGTTGACTCCAATGAACCTTTTGACGGATCCTTGTTTTATAGCAGGAGAGTCCAGAGACAGCACTGTGACATCACTCAGCTGTAATGTGACATCACTCAGCTGTAATGTGACATCGCTCACGTGTAATTGATGTGATGATGAGTTATTACTGTATTGATATAGCTGTCATAGTGACACTGGGAGAGCATCCCAAATGGTTCCCTGTTCCCTAAATGCCCCATGGgtcctggtcataagtagtgaaCGATTAAGTGagcagggagccatttgggacgcaggctgaCTGGATCAGCTGGGGTTCTATATATTGATCTGGTGGATGAAGTGGGCCCACGGGCCTCTGGAGGTCAGGCTGATCTTAAGGAGGTAAATGATGGGGTGATTTGGACTCCTTGAGTGGTTTTCTAGCACCTTTTAAAAACAAAGAGGCTACAGAGATGCCCCCGTGTTCAATGACCCAACACTAATGCTCTGGTCGTTGTAATATTTGTACGTCCTCATTCTACCAACCTTTGTGATTGAACCATGTTTGCTGAGATGGTGTGGTATTCGTACAGCCATGTTAAAAACCAACGTGGTAAAGGTAGGGAGAATGAGCTAAAGCAGCATTATAAAGTCATTGTATGTTTATGAAGGGAAACAATAGCTCTAGCCCTGCTGGTCGAGTGCTGCTACCCGGAAACAGAATTGTGCTGTTATATATTCATTTCCACAATTCCTGCACGTGTATTTTTCTGAGGTAATTTCAAGATTACAAAATGCCCTTCAAATGAAGATTTTAAAAACAGGAATGTAAAGATGCGTGATGATCATCAACAAACATGGATAGGCAGCTCAGTGAGTTCATAATATCCTAGAAATAAATTATCATAAAATAGACTTCTGTACTTTTTACACACGCTGCCTGCCTTATATACACAGTATAACAATATCTCCAAAATGTTACAATTATAACCTAAAACCCCTCAAAGAAAAATACAACATCTCTGTCTGAAAGGGCACCATAATACctcaatagtgcactacatttgagcaGAATAGTGTACAACAACCTCAataatgcactactattgaccactACTATTGACCATTTTGTACTATATTATAGtatactactattgaccagggtagtgcactacatagagaatagggtgccattttgtccaatattatagtgtactactattgaccagggtagtgcactacatagggaatagggtgccattttgtcctatattatagtgtactactattgaccagggtagtgccctacatagggaatagggtgccattttgtcctatattatagtgtactactattgaccagggtagtgcgctacatagggaatagggtgccatttcggattAATTTAATGTCTCTGTCGCTCAGCTCCATGAACCCCATCCAAAGTCATGTCCCGTCATCTGATAAAACCTCCTGTTGAAAGGTTGATAAAACTCCCTCAGCCTCTGTACCACCTCAGAGTCAATATTAGGATGAGTCCTTCCTTTGGTCTTCCCCAGACAGTGAGGCTTACTATTCCCCTCCGGCCTCTTCAGACAGGGGAAGCCCTTGGCTGGGTTGAAGTGAAAGTGTTTGTGACCGACCACCCTCCGGAGGCCCAGGAAGTCCTGTACGCGTGTCATCTCCCCGGCCGGGTCGGAGATCAACCTCTCCCCGCTGATGAAGAGGAGCTGGTCCTTGGGGAAGTACTGCAGCCAGCGTTCTAGGTGCTTGGCATACATCCCGATCTGGACGGCGCTCCAGGACGTATCGATGAGACCCGTAGTCCTGTTCTTGAAGGCGAGGCTCTCGAAGGAGGGGATGTCAGGCTTCTTGGAGCGGGTCTGAGTGTAGTCTGAGATGGCCCTGGTGACGGGGTCTCGGACCACCACAATCAGCCTGGTGTCTGGGGACATGGTGTGGATACGGGCGGGGACGTCTTTAGTGACGTAGTAGCTGGGGGTCTTCTCCATGGTGATCTGACCCTCCTGGGTCTCAGGCATACGGTCtctaaggagaggagagatggagaggtttgttattatacacacaggataaagacaggacTGTGAAGCACTCcatgagatggagagatgagagatggagaggtggagagatggagagatggagagatggggagatggagagatggagagatggagagatggagagatggggagatggagaggtggcgagatggggagatggagagatggggagatggagagttggagaggtggcgagatggagagatggagagcaggggagatggagagttggagaggtggcgagatggagaggtggcgagatggagagatggggagatggagaggtggagagattaGTATTGGGCTAAGGCATATATAGAACTGTGTGGTTCAGGAGTTACATTCTGGGACCATGCAGCAGCCAGGCTATAGTTCAGGAGTTACATTCTGGGACCATGCAGCAGCCAGGCTATAGTTCAGGAGTTACATTCTGGGACCATGCAGCAGCCAGGCTATAGTTCAGGAGTTACATTCTGGGATCATGCAGCAGCCAGGCTATAGTTCAGGAGTTACATTCTGGGACCATGCAGCAGCCAGGCTATAGTTCAGGAGTTACATTCTGGGACCATGCAGCAGCCAGGCTATAGTTCAGGAGTTACATTCTGGGATCATGCAGCAGCCAGGCTATAGTTTAGGAGTTACATTCTGGGATCATGCAGCAGCCAGGCTATAGTTCAGGAGTTACAGCCTGGGACCATGCAGCAGCCAGGCTATAGTTCAGGAGTTACATTCTGGGACCATGCAGCAGCCAGGCTATAGTTCAGGAGTTACATTCTGGGACCATGCAGCAGCCAGGCTATAGTTCAGGAGTTACATTCTGGGACCATGCAGCAGCCAGGCTATAGTTCAGGAGTTACATTCTGGGACCATGCAGCAGCCAGGCTATAGTTCAGGAGTTACATTCTGGGATCATGCAGCAGCCAGGCTATAGTTCAGGAGTTACATTCTGGGACCATGCAGCAGCCAGGCTATAGTTCAGGAGTTACATTCTGGGACCATGCAGCAGCCAGGCTATAGTTCAGGAGTTACATTCTGGGACCATGCAGCAGCCAGGCTATAGTTTAGGAGTTACAGCCTGGGACCATGCAGCAG
It encodes:
- the LOC129869482 gene encoding heparan sulfate glucosamine 3-O-sulfotransferase 3B1-like, whose amino-acid sequence is MEYSPIYQNLHVVSSSPVKNKLFVFCIMLSLWVYMIYCCVGYCSTMPSLMVSTASSKHSQHVEKVDPNRTQTRLQNEGDLESEHQEDPLDSLDPLFGASSRDLLNNENDLDSRGGEDWDEIRSEQRTLDNNVVSSLFNDSGPVESKKLPQAIIIGVKKGGTRALLEFLRAHPDIRAVGAEPHFFDRNYDKGLEWYRDRMPETQEGQITMEKTPSYYVTKDVPARIHTMSPDTRLIVVVRDPVTRAISDYTQTRSKKPDIPSFESLAFKNRTTGLIDTSWSAVQIGMYAKHLERWLQYFPKDQLLFISGERLISDPAGEMTRVQDFLGLRRVVGHKHFHFNPAKGFPCLKRPEGNSKPHCLGKTKGRTHPNIDSEVVQRLREFYQPFNRRFYQMTGHDFGWGSWS